One Methanolobus sp. WCC4 DNA segment encodes these proteins:
- a CDS encoding FtsX-like permease family protein, translating to MIDDIRVGALIAGSSIKRGNKKTLVFIVFVLSLIFMNLVFLPSMIGGMTVLFTGIMQDYPYGDVVIEPSGDNMYINNADNVLQKVRAVEGVRAATKRLDVGASIEHKQNVVGVTITGLVPTEEYEISQYPYSIIEGDFLGELSRDEIIIGAAIAGTSTTFGDIYDDLGEARVGSLVEVTYSNGVKRTYKVKGIMEGTFELVDLNALVHYKEIEEVYGLEGDKATSVVVRVDQPGSEDHMKYKIRDAGVNEQVFTWADKSETIIRQALQSLGALDIMSKFVGLIVGAALILIIIYINILNRKKEIGILKAIGITPRSIVLSYAFLSMFYVSLGILAGLVLYLSLMLYFQANPVTFYETMEIRPQIDVMLLIESIVTMLTLSVIAGTLPAWSVSKESILKAIWGR from the coding sequence ATGATAGATGATATCAGGGTTGGAGCTCTAATTGCAGGCAGCAGCATAAAAAGAGGGAACAAAAAAACATTGGTATTCATTGTTTTTGTTCTTTCACTTATTTTTATGAACCTTGTATTCCTTCCATCGATGATAGGGGGAATGACTGTCCTGTTCACGGGTATCATGCAGGATTATCCTTACGGGGATGTTGTTATCGAACCATCTGGCGATAATATGTACATCAACAATGCCGACAATGTCCTGCAGAAGGTCCGGGCTGTGGAAGGAGTAAGGGCTGCAACAAAAAGACTGGATGTTGGAGCATCCATCGAGCATAAACAAAACGTTGTGGGGGTAACGATAACGGGTCTAGTTCCCACAGAGGAGTATGAGATATCACAATACCCCTATAGTATCATTGAAGGAGATTTTCTGGGGGAGCTTTCCCGGGATGAGATCATCATTGGTGCTGCAATCGCAGGCACAAGTACAACCTTTGGAGATATATATGATGATCTGGGTGAAGCCAGAGTTGGATCACTTGTTGAAGTAACATACAGTAACGGTGTGAAAAGGACCTATAAGGTCAAGGGTATCATGGAAGGAACATTTGAACTTGTTGACCTCAATGCCCTGGTTCACTACAAAGAGATCGAAGAAGTATATGGTCTGGAAGGGGATAAAGCCACCAGTGTGGTCGTAAGGGTTGATCAGCCGGGAAGTGAGGATCATATGAAGTACAAGATAAGGGATGCCGGTGTGAATGAGCAGGTATTCACATGGGCTGATAAATCCGAGACCATCATAAGACAAGCATTACAAAGTCTTGGTGCTCTGGACATAATGTCAAAGTTTGTGGGTTTGATCGTAGGGGCAGCATTGATCCTGATCATAATCTACATCAACATACTTAACAGGAAAAAAGAGATCGGCATATTAAAAGCAATAGGCATTACACCGAGATCGATAGTACTGTCTTATGCTTTCCTTAGCATGTTCTATGTTTCTTTGGGGATACTTGCAGGATTGGTCCTATACCTCTCACTTATGCTTTACTTCCAGGCAAATCCTGTGACATTCTATGAGACCATGGAAATAAGGCCACAGATAGATGTGATGCTGCTTATAGAGAGCATAGTTACCATGCTCACCCTGTCGGTGATAGCCGGAACCCTCCCTGCATGGAGTGTGTCAAAGGAGAGTATACTCAAAGCCATATGGGGACGTTGA
- a CDS encoding COG1361 S-layer family protein yields the protein MVIILAGVPVVQAESSGDECLRAVVEDISPSSVGRDEEFTVGISLENCGTQVPEDITFEIFSIPPDIIVTEDLVTEIPRFVYKDSERQLRYHMRTTPDAVPGPHLIKMKLTYGTGDTQRTAYYEVEIIVTGEHAEPRISSVTTDPKYIYAGDTVDLDLEIQNYGDSIAKSVEVYLEHDFKGITGSTVGALAANDTQTASFKFKANSSGTFEIPVIIEYEDDYGVQKDEYDIQITVLDRKGSLNLASVKINPVLPYVDDTVELTMRVENSGDRTINSIRVYADHPFQGLKESFIGSLDPDEDGPAVITFVADQSGEFEIPVTITYIDDFGEEQVETKVNIIVMERDGGAGTIIIVLLLLAVIGGLAYNNYRTKRSKDEIIKQLMEGGSAPVEDTEE from the coding sequence TTGGTAATTATCCTGGCAGGAGTTCCTGTCGTTCAGGCGGAATCTTCAGGTGATGAATGTTTAAGGGCAGTTGTGGAAGATATAAGTCCAAGTTCTGTCGGCAGGGATGAGGAATTCACTGTAGGTATCAGTCTTGAGAATTGCGGGACCCAGGTTCCTGAGGATATCACATTTGAGATATTCAGCATCCCGCCTGATATCATAGTTACAGAGGACCTTGTCACTGAAATTCCCCGATTTGTGTACAAGGACAGTGAGAGGCAGTTGAGATACCATATGAGAACAACCCCTGACGCTGTACCTGGTCCTCATCTCATCAAAATGAAACTGACATACGGAACCGGAGATACACAGAGGACAGCATATTATGAGGTTGAGATCATAGTCACAGGTGAGCATGCTGAACCAAGGATCTCCTCTGTCACTACAGATCCGAAGTATATCTATGCCGGTGACACGGTCGATCTTGATCTCGAGATACAGAATTACGGGGATTCAATAGCAAAATCCGTAGAGGTCTATCTGGAACATGATTTTAAAGGGATAACAGGTTCCACTGTAGGGGCACTTGCAGCAAATGATACCCAAACAGCATCGTTCAAGTTCAAGGCCAACAGCTCAGGAACCTTTGAGATCCCTGTTATCATAGAATACGAGGATGATTATGGTGTCCAGAAGGATGAATATGATATCCAGATTACCGTACTCGACAGGAAAGGCAGCCTCAACCTTGCATCTGTAAAGATCAACCCGGTCCTTCCTTATGTGGATGATACTGTGGAACTGACAATGAGGGTCGAGAACTCAGGTGACAGGACCATTAATTCAATACGTGTCTATGCGGACCATCCGTTCCAGGGACTGAAGGAGTCTTTTATAGGATCCCTTGACCCTGATGAGGACGGACCGGCAGTGATCACTTTTGTTGCAGACCAGTCCGGAGAGTTCGAGATCCCGGTTACTATCACTTATATCGATGATTTCGGTGAGGAACAGGTCGAAACGAAGGTAAATATCATAGTCATGGAAAGGGATGGGGGAGCAGGAACGATAATTATCGTATTGTTGCTTCTGGCTGTTATCGGCGGACTGGCCTACAATAACTATAGAACCAAAAGATCAAAGGATGAGATCATCAAGCAGTTAATGGAAGGCGGCAGCGCTCCAGTTGAGGACACAGAAGAATAA
- a CDS encoding winged helix-turn-helix domain-containing protein yields the protein MKTELISTVFLSEKRKNTLIMLMEGPASIDDIKNSINGTTSAIMAQIKILLEQGLIEQENDEYRLTHVGQIILKKIKPLIEALNVVEGNKDFWASRDLGAVPDLLLDRIGDLGDVMIHEPDLNHLFEPPKELLTSLKQTRNVCTFYSYFCPTCPYNYAELAKKEVNYNLVLTRPVYERLRDEYTEQYNAIMESQNSHLFICEEDIVKPGAISITDNLLLLSFFNKKGFFDHKKVISFEDSARQWGQEFFLHYRGIAEQVK from the coding sequence ATGAAAACAGAATTGATAAGTACGGTATTTCTGTCAGAGAAGAGGAAGAATACTCTTATCATGTTGATGGAAGGGCCGGCCAGTATTGATGATATAAAGAATTCTATAAATGGGACTACCAGTGCGATAATGGCCCAGATAAAGATACTTCTTGAACAGGGTCTGATCGAACAGGAAAATGATGAGTACAGGCTGACCCATGTGGGGCAGATCATACTCAAAAAGATAAAACCATTGATAGAGGCTCTGAATGTTGTCGAGGGGAACAAGGATTTCTGGGCCAGCAGGGATCTGGGTGCAGTGCCTGATCTGCTTCTTGACAGGATAGGAGACCTCGGTGATGTCATGATACACGAACCAGATCTGAACCATCTTTTCGAGCCACCAAAGGAACTGCTCACAAGTCTGAAACAGACAAGGAACGTGTGCACATTCTATTCATATTTCTGTCCGACATGTCCTTATAACTATGCAGAGCTTGCAAAGAAGGAAGTGAACTATAATCTCGTCCTTACAAGACCTGTGTATGAAAGATTGAGGGACGAGTACACTGAACAGTATAATGCGATCATGGAATCCCAGAACTCACACTTGTTCATATGTGAGGAGGATATCGTGAAACCGGGTGCTATCTCCATCACGGATAATCTTCTGCTGCTATCTTTCTTCAACAAGAAGGGCTTCTTCGATCACAAGAAAGTGATCAGTTTCGAGGATAGTGCAAGACAATGGGGTCAGGAATTCTTCCTGCATTATAGAGGCATTGCAGAGCAGGTCAAGTGA
- a CDS encoding methylamine methyltransferase corrinoid protein reductive activase codes for MYGIALDLGTSGFRLQLLNLKKKSAVKTVMTMRHPLPGGNVIDHLGFAIQVGEDSANKIMTHTIHKMLDELHIPLEMITRIAVCGNPIQLSLFQNIEIRDLAYAGKNMQKRLGIGEVERGLRIYRGSDIFGIDSGLDECEIIVLPSIEHEIGADALAMMVKTDFINKDEVAIVTDYGTNAEMALKVGDRIVTCSAAAGPSIEGQGIKCGMLASPGAISDVNVEAGFWRTTVLDENMKPGKGDLIDPETGVIVENGEIRARGITGTGVISALSLAINTGLIKKLPELPKGRLILGEKVFLTDEDVAEAGKAIGAIRAAHLTLLIESGVKYEDLKYMYMSGASGTYVDAEKGRKIGLAPVFSKNIVQFGNTSLELAKDVVLGNFELDEIVELADRIKADHIMLASNDTFKNIYACELAYWTEGMQAEMYNHFLEGNGLPGLPEVTEVPSIEQRVSKDIDDTGYQGLKIIRDLDMIIEEESSGCMQCRMCERECPEKAIHVVPRDGHIYVDYTAHLCLGTSCKRCVGVCPVKAISYREIRPLSTGNMPAV; via the coding sequence TTGTACGGGATCGCATTGGACCTTGGGACTAGTGGATTTAGGTTGCAGCTTTTGAACCTTAAGAAAAAGAGTGCTGTAAAAACAGTAATGACAATGAGACATCCTCTTCCTGGAGGGAATGTGATCGACCATCTGGGTTTTGCGATCCAGGTAGGTGAGGACAGTGCTAACAAGATAATGACCCACACTATCCATAAGATGCTTGATGAGCTACATATCCCTCTGGAGATGATCACAAGGATAGCCGTATGTGGGAATCCTATCCAGCTCTCACTTTTCCAGAATATCGAGATAAGGGATCTTGCCTATGCCGGTAAGAACATGCAGAAAAGACTCGGTATCGGGGAAGTGGAAAGAGGCCTCAGGATCTACAGGGGGAGTGATATCTTCGGTATCGATTCAGGTCTGGATGAATGTGAGATCATCGTACTTCCTTCAATAGAGCATGAGATCGGTGCCGATGCCCTTGCAATGATGGTCAAGACAGACTTCATCAATAAGGATGAGGTTGCTATCGTAACTGATTACGGTACCAACGCTGAGATGGCATTGAAGGTAGGTGACCGTATCGTTACCTGCAGTGCAGCTGCCGGTCCTTCAATAGAGGGTCAGGGTATAAAATGCGGAATGCTTGCCAGCCCCGGAGCTATCTCTGATGTGAATGTAGAGGCTGGTTTCTGGCGCACGACCGTTCTGGACGAGAACATGAAGCCCGGAAAAGGTGACCTTATAGACCCGGAAACAGGTGTCATCGTTGAAAATGGTGAGATCCGTGCCAGAGGTATCACAGGAACCGGCGTTATATCGGCTCTCTCTCTTGCCATAAATACAGGTCTGATAAAGAAGCTTCCTGAGCTTCCAAAGGGACGACTCATCCTTGGTGAGAAGGTATTCCTTACGGATGAGGACGTCGCCGAGGCTGGAAAGGCAATTGGTGCCATCAGGGCAGCTCATCTGACGTTGCTTATCGAGTCCGGGGTGAAGTATGAGGACCTGAAGTACATGTACATGTCAGGTGCATCAGGTACCTATGTGGATGCTGAGAAGGGAAGGAAGATAGGACTTGCTCCTGTATTCTCAAAGAACATAGTGCAGTTCGGTAATACATCACTTGAGCTTGCAAAGGATGTCGTTCTCGGGAACTTCGAGCTGGATGAGATAGTGGAACTTGCTGACAGGATAAAGGCTGACCACATCATGCTTGCTTCCAATGATACCTTCAAGAACATCTATGCATGTGAACTGGCCTACTGGACAGAGGGTATGCAGGCTGAGATGTATAATCATTTCCTTGAGGGCAATGGTCTGCCAGGACTGCCTGAGGTCACAGAGGTACCTTCGATCGAGCAGAGGGTCAGCAAGGACATCGATGACACCGGCTATCAGGGTCTGAAGATCATAAGGGATCTGGACATGATCATCGAGGAGGAGTCCAGCGGATGTATGCAATGCAGGATGTGTGAACGTGAATGTCCTGAAAAGGCTATTCATGTTGTCCCAAGGGATGGACACATCTATGTAGACTATACTGCCCACCTTTGTCTGGGAACAAGCTGCAAGAGATGTGTTGGTGTGTGTCCTGTGAAGGCTATCAGTTACAGGGAGATAAGACCACTATCTACAGGGAACATGCCTGCGGTATGA
- a CDS encoding class I SAM-dependent methyltransferase, which translates to MVDERKYDFYYRTNGLIYGLRIMGIICLVAGLILFFNKWWPYLQLLSLPLILLSANFFIGSVVALKVSTSDYMTLPFVDLFSSDNDLVLDAGCGAGRVTIELSKVLKNGSIVALDLFDPKVDPMSGGRDLLEKNLEIAGINDRVQIVQGDVTHLEFENNTFDSATSALLLNNLGKARLSGLQELHRVLKEGGKLLVIVPVPSLHTFAMMSIFCFAMTSGKKWQSLFKQAGFSILEEGDINFGRYFLLQK; encoded by the coding sequence ATGGTAGATGAAAGAAAATATGATTTCTATTATAGAACCAATGGCCTCATATATGGTCTCAGGATCATGGGAATTATCTGCTTAGTAGCGGGCTTGATACTATTTTTTAATAAATGGTGGCCTTATTTACAATTGCTTTCATTACCCCTTATTTTGCTATCGGCTAATTTTTTTATAGGAAGTGTAGTGGCCTTGAAAGTAAGCACTTCCGATTACATGACCCTTCCCTTTGTTGATCTGTTCTCCTCAGATAATGATCTGGTCCTGGATGCAGGATGTGGTGCCGGCAGGGTCACAATTGAACTGAGCAAGGTGTTGAAAAATGGATCCATAGTAGCCCTGGATCTCTTTGATCCCAAAGTGGATCCCATGTCCGGTGGAAGAGACCTGCTGGAAAAGAATCTGGAAATTGCAGGCATAAACGATCGGGTTCAAATAGTCCAGGGAGACGTAACCCATCTTGAATTTGAGAATAACACCTTTGATTCGGCCACAAGCGCTCTATTATTGAATAATTTAGGCAAGGCAAGACTTTCGGGATTGCAGGAACTGCATCGCGTACTTAAAGAAGGTGGAAAATTACTGGTTATTGTCCCGGTACCTAGTCTCCACACATTTGCAATGATGAGCATATTCTGTTTTGCCATGACATCCGGCAAAAAATGGCAATCTCTCTTTAAACAGGCCGGCTTCAGTATTCTTGAAGAAGGAGATATCAACTTCGGCAGGTATTTTTTGTTGCAGAAATAA
- a CDS encoding ABC transporter ATP-binding protein: protein MITVKDLKRYYGSGDTTVKALNGVSFEIKKGEFVAIMGASGSGKTTLLRILALLDDATGGEYTIRGLKVSSLPEAERSYYRLTQVGYVFQDYALINEMTAAENVYILSMMEGKSKKESYKTALEALDKVGLKDKHDRIPDELSGGEKQRVAIARAIAKKPDIMFADEPCANLDTRNSEQVLEVFKDLNDNYGQTIVMVTHEPWHVKYVDRVITFQDGVLVSDEWVEQ from the coding sequence ATGATCACGGTAAAGGACCTCAAAAGGTATTACGGCTCAGGGGATACGACCGTCAAGGCTCTTAATGGTGTTTCCTTCGAGATAAAGAAGGGAGAGTTCGTAGCCATCATGGGTGCGTCAGGAAGCGGAAAAACTACCCTCCTGAGAATACTGGCTCTGCTGGACGATGCGACAGGTGGCGAGTACACCATCCGTGGCCTGAAGGTTTCCAGTCTGCCTGAGGCGGAGAGAAGCTATTACAGGCTGACCCAGGTGGGTTATGTGTTCCAGGACTACGCGCTTATCAACGAGATGACCGCCGCAGAGAATGTGTATATCCTCTCAATGATGGAAGGAAAGTCAAAGAAAGAATCCTATAAGACCGCCCTAGAGGCACTGGATAAGGTCGGCCTGAAGGACAAACATGACAGGATCCCTGATGAACTGTCAGGTGGGGAGAAACAGAGGGTGGCTATCGCAAGGGCAATAGCCAAAAAACCTGACATAATGTTCGCTGATGAACCCTGTGCGAACCTTGATACCAGGAACTCTGAGCAGGTGCTGGAAGTGTTCAAGGACCTGAACGACAACTATGGCCAGACCATTGTGATGGTAACGCATGAGCCATGGCATGTGAAGTACGTGGACCGTGTCATCACTTTCCAGGATGGTGTCCTGGTCAGTGATGAGTGGGTGGAACAATAA
- a CDS encoding formylglycine-generating enzyme family protein, translating into MKEHTGIITGSESPHPLSIFTNSTGMEFILIPAGEFEMGSKVDERNWYRNEGPVHRVTIGRPFYLGRSLVTQEQWCEVMENDPSKFTGKQKPVDRVSWVAAQEFIERLNEKEGTDSYRLPNEAEWEYACRAGTATRYSFGDNDSDLEEYCHYGNQDIGSCPVGQKKPNPWGLYDMHGNLWEWMQDVYHDSYEDAPGDGSAMEDADGSSMIMRVLRGGSWQTSAVGCRSASRYYMPPLARRNSSRVGLRLVREL; encoded by the coding sequence ATGAAGGAACATACAGGAATTATTACAGGATCAGAGAGTCCTCATCCTCTTAGCATTTTCACGAATTCGACAGGTATGGAGTTCATATTGATCCCTGCTGGCGAGTTTGAAATGGGTTCAAAGGTCGATGAGCGGAACTGGTACAGGAATGAAGGTCCGGTTCACAGGGTGACAATAGGAAGACCATTCTATCTTGGCAGATCCCTGGTGACGCAGGAACAATGGTGTGAGGTAATGGAGAACGACCCTTCAAAATTCACAGGGAAACAAAAGCCTGTGGACCGGGTCTCATGGGTTGCTGCGCAGGAGTTCATTGAAAGACTGAACGAAAAGGAGGGTACTGATAGTTACCGTCTTCCCAATGAGGCTGAATGGGAGTATGCATGCAGGGCCGGCACTGCCACACGTTATTCTTTTGGTGACAATGACTCTGATCTGGAGGAATACTGTCATTATGGTAATCAGGATATAGGTTCCTGTCCCGTGGGTCAGAAAAAGCCGAATCCCTGGGGTTTGTATGACATGCATGGGAACCTGTGGGAATGGATGCAGGATGTGTATCATGACAGTTACGAAGATGCACCCGGGGATGGCAGTGCAATGGAGGATGCTGATGGATCATCCATGATTATGAGGGTGCTGCGTGGAGGAAGCTGGCAGACATCTGCTGTTGGGTGTCGGTCAGCAAGCAGGTATTACATGCCTCCGCTCGCCAGACGGAACAGCAGTCGTGTTGGTTTGCGTCTTGTAAGAGAATTATAA
- a CDS encoding NAD(P)/FAD-dependent oxidoreductase, with the protein MNKEINILGAGISGLACAIILRKNGYDVNIYEKRKSTGTRFNSDWQAIENWSEDTDAIDEIRSIGIDTSFKCVPLCELNLHYSDKIRNLSGDNACYMVKRGTDSDCLDTCLLEQAKALGVNIHYGTIPEEDVPIHIVATGPVKGNILAKGIKFSTKKADAYHMALGSEIAKGFYSYLLIKDGEGTIATVFDNKNVLDSEKYLQNTIDCFSEYIDQEDIISGHKFGGYGYFEVRENMYNEDGAMLIGEAGGLQDYLWGFGMRYAFQSANLAVRSIMTGESYDELVKANLHQKLKHSKRNRKLFEMLGPLAYPLAYHLFDRSKDPMRFLNRVYR; encoded by the coding sequence ATGAACAAAGAGATCAATATCCTCGGAGCCGGAATAAGCGGGCTTGCATGCGCGATCATTCTCCGGAAGAACGGATATGATGTCAATATCTACGAAAAAAGAAAGAGCACCGGTACGAGATTCAACAGTGACTGGCAGGCAATAGAGAACTGGTCGGAAGATACCGATGCGATCGATGAGATCAGGTCCATAGGTATTGATACATCTTTTAAATGCGTACCTCTCTGTGAACTGAATCTGCACTATTCTGACAAAATTCGCAATCTCAGCGGCGATAATGCCTGCTATATGGTAAAACGTGGCACAGACAGTGATTGTCTGGATACGTGCCTGCTGGAACAGGCAAAGGCCCTTGGGGTTAACATTCATTACGGAACGATACCCGAAGAAGACGTTCCTATCCATATTGTTGCAACCGGTCCTGTAAAGGGAAATATCCTTGCAAAAGGCATCAAGTTCAGCACGAAAAAAGCTGATGCATACCACATGGCCTTAGGGAGTGAGATCGCAAAAGGATTCTACTCTTATCTGCTCATCAAGGATGGAGAAGGAACTATAGCAACCGTTTTTGATAACAAGAACGTCCTGGATTCTGAAAAGTACCTCCAGAATACTATTGACTGTTTCTCAGAATACATCGATCAGGAAGACATAATCTCTGGCCATAAGTTCGGAGGGTATGGCTACTTTGAGGTAAGAGAGAACATGTACAACGAGGACGGTGCAATGCTCATAGGCGAGGCAGGCGGACTTCAGGATTACCTATGGGGATTCGGCATGAGATATGCATTCCAGAGTGCTAACCTGGCTGTGAGGAGCATCATGACCGGTGAGTCCTACGATGAACTTGTAAAAGCTAACCTGCATCAAAAGCTCAAACACTCAAAAAGGAACAGGAAGCTCTTTGAAATGCTTGGGCCTCTTGCATACCCACTGGCGTATCATCTGTTCGACAGGAGTAAGGACCCAATGAGGTTTTTGAATAGGGTATACAGGTAG
- a CDS encoding GAF domain-containing protein, translated as MSLEPGQNISMESVINNSPVIVTSRKVEKGFPVKYISNNIRQFGYTPEDFYSGKVEFADLIHHDDRKAVLKAFKYLNKRLPEFIQEYRIISRFDEVRFVEDRVRIKEYDKDNIHLEGTITDITERKHHQMIIHQQKNHGKKALTDTSLEDVLGLLVTNAEMIRDGLTCAIMLLDKQHKHICRVIAPNLPSFVKDAFEGLEIGYGVCSGGTALYMGERVIVENIETHPYWAMHRELAKEADLKASWAELITASTGEILGVFLMYFNFPNAPLKACYEYLKANADLAAIEIEHRITTENFRESDHRFKTIFNNINDQIYVSELNGNLIDVNEVVVESLGYSKEQILRSSPEDIVPSWYVQRASELIKVIEREHQAMYEAAAICKDGSVIPLEINARMINYNGKKTILSVARDITERKKAEKAKKLNESRLEALVRLNEMEASSMDEIAEFVKEEAVRLTESKLGYLAFMNADETDLIMHSWSKDAMAECSISDRQFIYPVSTTGLWGEAVKQRKAIITNDYMAPNPLKKGYPEGHVKLIRHMNVPIFDGGHIVAVVGVGNKEEDYDESDVQQLTLLMQGMWKLIQKKQLKGALSKYSEELSKANTKLRSVNMIRDEFLEDSMKNGHDLLHSFDVLDDETLNLLDGSQKEAISALLNNSERLKLLIDAVLYSDLQQSGKIEYSFEPVSLGTVLSDVLLNQILLIDEKHLALEKNIPAGLPPVKGDREKLTEMFVYLIHNAINLTPKGDCIGVNVYDENGHLHVTIKDNGEGIDQELIPRLFYKMYQADDSISRMFQGFESSLYICKDTVAAHQGSIWIESEIGQGSSFHVKIPKWN; from the coding sequence ATGAGCTTAGAACCAGGTCAAAATATCAGTATGGAATCGGTGATCAATAACAGTCCTGTTATTGTGACCTCAAGGAAGGTCGAGAAAGGTTTTCCTGTGAAGTATATTTCCAATAACATACGGCAGTTCGGTTATACACCTGAAGACTTCTATTCAGGTAAGGTCGAATTTGCCGACCTTATCCATCATGATGACCGGAAAGCTGTGCTTAAGGCATTCAAGTATCTTAACAAACGGTTACCTGAGTTCATTCAGGAATACAGGATAATAAGCAGGTTCGATGAGGTACGTTTTGTTGAGGACAGGGTACGTATAAAGGAATATGATAAGGACAATATTCATCTTGAAGGTACGATCACCGATATCACTGAACGGAAACACCATCAGATGATCATCCATCAGCAGAAGAACCATGGGAAAAAAGCACTTACTGATACTTCCCTTGAGGATGTTCTGGGATTACTCGTCACCAATGCGGAAATGATAAGGGATGGATTGACATGTGCTATTATGTTGCTGGATAAACAGCACAAGCATATCTGCCGTGTTATCGCACCGAACCTTCCTTCTTTTGTCAAAGATGCTTTCGAGGGTCTGGAGATCGGTTATGGTGTATGCTCCGGTGGAACAGCTCTCTATATGGGTGAACGGGTGATAGTTGAGAATATAGAGACGCATCCATATTGGGCAATGCACAGGGAACTTGCAAAGGAGGCAGACCTCAAGGCAAGCTGGGCGGAGCTTATAACGGCCTCCACAGGTGAGATACTGGGTGTCTTCCTCATGTATTTCAATTTTCCGAACGCACCCTTAAAGGCATGTTATGAGTATCTGAAGGCCAATGCCGATCTTGCAGCAATAGAGATCGAACACAGGATAACGACCGAGAATTTCAGGGAATCGGACCACAGGTTCAAGACCATTTTCAACAACATCAATGACCAGATATACGTCAGTGAGTTGAACGGTAATCTCATAGATGTGAACGAGGTGGTCGTTGAGAGCCTTGGTTATTCCAAGGAGCAGATATTGAGATCATCCCCTGAGGATATCGTTCCTTCGTGGTACGTACAGCGTGCATCTGAACTGATCAAGGTCATCGAAAGGGAACATCAGGCAATGTATGAGGCCGCAGCTATCTGTAAGGATGGTTCAGTCATACCTCTGGAGATCAATGCAAGGATGATCAATTACAATGGCAAGAAGACGATCCTTTCTGTTGCACGTGATATAACCGAACGTAAGAAGGCTGAGAAGGCTAAAAAGCTGAATGAATCCAGACTGGAAGCACTTGTCAGACTCAATGAGATGGAAGCATCATCTATGGATGAGATCGCTGAGTTCGTAAAGGAGGAGGCTGTCAGGCTTACTGAGAGCAAACTTGGTTATCTTGCATTTATGAATGCTGATGAAACCGACCTTATCATGCATTCCTGGTCAAAGGATGCTATGGCCGAGTGTAGCATAAGTGACAGACAGTTCATCTATCCAGTAAGTACCACAGGACTCTGGGGTGAGGCTGTTAAGCAGAGGAAGGCCATTATCACTAACGATTATATGGCCCCTAACCCATTGAAGAAGGGTTATCCTGAGGGACATGTCAAACTGATAAGACACATGAATGTCCCGATATTCGATGGCGGTCACATTGTTGCTGTTGTAGGTGTGGGCAACAAGGAAGAGGATTATGATGAATCCGATGTCCAGCAGCTCACGCTCCTTATGCAGGGAATGTGGAAACTGATCCAGAAAAAACAGTTGAAAGGTGCTTTGAGCAAGTATTCCGAGGAACTGTCAAAGGCAAACACAAAGCTCAGGTCTGTGAATATGATCAGGGATGAGTTCCTTGAGGACAGTATGAAGAACGGTCATGACCTTCTTCATAGTTTCGATGTTCTTGATGATGAAACACTCAACCTGCTGGACGGTTCCCAGAAGGAAGCTATCTCCGCGTTGCTGAATAATTCGGAAAGACTGAAGCTCCTTATTGATGCGGTGCTCTATAGTGATCTTCAGCAGTCCGGGAAGATAGAATACTCATTTGAACCTGTAAGTCTCGGTACTGTCCTTTCGGATGTATTGCTGAACCAGATCCTTCTGATCGATGAGAAACATCTTGCTCTGGAGAAGAATATCCCTGCAGGACTACCACCTGTGAAAGGCGACAGGGAGAAGCTGACCGAGATGTTCGTCTACCTTATTCACAATGCCATCAATCTCACACCTAAGGGCGATTGTATAGGTGTGAATGTCTATGATGAGAACGGGCATCTTCATGTGACCATAAAGGACAATGGTGAAGGAATAGACCAGGAACTGATACCACGCCTGTTCTACAAGATGTATCAGGCAGATGATTCCATATCACGGATGTTCCAGGGATTCGAATCAAGTCTCTATATCTGCAAGGATACCGTGGCTGCCCATCAGGGAAGCATCTGGATCGAGAGCGAGATAGGTCAGGGTAGTTCGTTCCATGTGAAGATCCCTAAGTGGAACTGA